From Aquisalimonas asiatica, the proteins below share one genomic window:
- the thiC gene encoding phosphomethylpyrimidine synthase ThiC gives MTHRTFSFDAQPDGLDPAITAPFPGSRRVYVQGSRPDVRVPMREITQADTVGDTGREANPPLTVYDTSGPYTDPDTPVDLRKGLPAIREAWILERDDTVLLDGPSSGFGQERLADPATAALRFEHIRPPRRARAGANVTQMHYARRGIITPEMEYIAIRENQQRQAITDERLLQRHAGEGFGAQIPDEITPEFVRQEVACGRAIIPSNINHPELEPMAIGRNFLVKINCNLGNSAVTSSIEEEVEKMVRGIRWGGDTVMDLSTGKHIHETREWILRNSPVPIGTVPIYQALEKVDGKAEELTWELFRDTLIEQAEQGVDYFTIHAGVRLPYVPMTANRLTGIVSRGGSIMAKWCLAHHRESFLYTHFEDICEIMKAYDVAFSLGDGLRPGCIADANDEAQFAELETLGELTRVAWQHDVQVMIEGPGHVPMQKIKENMDKELSICNEAPFYTLGPLTTDIAPGYDHITSAIGAAQIGWYGTAMLCYVTPKEHLGLPNKEDVREGIVAYRIAAHAADLAKGHPAAQVRDNALSKARFEFRWEDQFNLGLDPERAREYHDETLPKEGHKVAHFCSMCGPHFCSMKITQDVRAYAREHGLDTREALDRGMEEKAAEFRDAAHRLYQPR, from the coding sequence ATGACACACAGAACCTTCTCCTTCGACGCCCAGCCGGACGGCCTGGATCCGGCCATTACCGCCCCGTTCCCGGGCTCACGGCGGGTGTATGTGCAGGGCTCGCGACCGGACGTGCGCGTGCCCATGCGCGAGATCACCCAGGCCGACACGGTCGGCGACACCGGCCGCGAAGCCAACCCGCCGCTCACCGTCTATGACACGTCCGGGCCGTACACCGACCCTGACACCCCGGTGGACCTGCGCAAGGGGCTGCCCGCCATTCGCGAGGCGTGGATTCTCGAACGGGACGACACCGTCCTGCTGGACGGACCCAGCTCCGGCTTCGGGCAGGAGCGGCTCGCGGATCCGGCCACCGCGGCGCTGCGCTTTGAACACATCCGCCCGCCCCGCCGCGCCCGCGCCGGTGCGAACGTGACGCAGATGCACTACGCCCGCCGCGGCATCATCACCCCCGAGATGGAGTACATCGCCATCCGGGAAAACCAGCAGCGCCAGGCGATTACCGACGAGCGCCTGCTGCAACGCCACGCCGGTGAAGGCTTCGGGGCACAGATTCCCGACGAGATCACGCCGGAGTTCGTGCGCCAGGAGGTCGCCTGCGGCCGGGCGATCATCCCCAGCAACATCAACCACCCGGAACTGGAACCCATGGCCATCGGCCGCAACTTCCTGGTGAAGATCAACTGCAACCTGGGCAACTCGGCGGTGACCTCCTCCATCGAAGAGGAGGTGGAGAAGATGGTGCGTGGCATCCGCTGGGGTGGGGATACGGTGATGGATCTCTCCACCGGCAAGCACATCCACGAAACCCGCGAGTGGATCCTCCGCAACAGCCCGGTGCCCATCGGGACCGTCCCCATCTACCAGGCGCTGGAGAAGGTGGATGGCAAGGCGGAGGAGCTCACCTGGGAGCTGTTCCGGGATACCCTCATCGAGCAGGCCGAACAGGGTGTGGATTACTTCACCATCCACGCCGGTGTGCGGCTCCCCTATGTGCCCATGACCGCGAACCGCCTGACCGGGATTGTCTCCCGTGGCGGCTCGATCATGGCCAAATGGTGTCTGGCTCACCACCGCGAGAGCTTTCTCTACACCCATTTCGAAGACATCTGCGAGATCATGAAGGCCTACGACGTGGCCTTCTCCCTGGGGGACGGCCTGCGGCCCGGCTGCATCGCCGATGCCAACGACGAGGCGCAGTTCGCCGAGCTGGAGACCCTCGGTGAGCTGACCCGGGTCGCCTGGCAGCACGACGTGCAGGTCATGATCGAGGGCCCCGGGCACGTGCCCATGCAGAAGATCAAGGAGAACATGGACAAGGAGCTGTCCATCTGCAACGAGGCGCCCTTCTACACCCTCGGCCCCCTCACCACCGACATCGCACCCGGCTACGATCACATCACCTCGGCGATCGGCGCCGCCCAGATCGGGTGGTACGGCACGGCCATGCTCTGTTACGTCACACCCAAGGAGCACCTCGGTCTGCCCAACAAGGAGGACGTGCGCGAGGGCATCGTGGCGTACCGGATTGCCGCCCACGCCGCCGATCTGGCCAAGGGCCACCCGGCCGCCCAGGTGCGTGACAACGCCCTGTCCAAGGCACGCTTCGAGTTCCGCTGGGAGGACCAGTTCAACCTCGGTCTGGACCCGGAGCGGGCGCGGGAGTATCACGACGAGACCTTGCCGAAGGAAGGCCACAAGGTGGCTCACTTCTGCTCCATGTGCGGGCCGCACTTCTGCTCCATGAAGATCACGCAGGATGTGCGTGCCTACGCCCGCGAGCACGGCCTCGATACCCGGGAGGCCCTGGATCGCGGCATGGAGGAGAAAGCGGCGGAGTTCCGGGACGCCGCTCACCGGCTGTACCAGCCGCGCTAG
- a CDS encoding L-lactate permease: MNLGVLAFLALLPLATVGLFLVVLRWPAKHAMPLAYIVAVAIALIFWGTDFATVAAASVNGIVVALNILFIVFGAILLLYTLRESGAIATIQRGFADISPDRRVQAIIIAWLFGCLIEGASGFGTPAAIAAPLLVALGFPAMAAVVCAMIIQSTPVSFGAVGTPILVGVNDGLSGQSVTDRMLESAGLEHMQYVEQIGMQVAGIHAILGLMVPLIMVGMLTRFFGKNRSFAEGLKVWPFALFAAVAFVVPYFAVAALLGPAFPSLLGGLIGLAIVVPAARAGFLMPKETFQFEDRKYWQPEWISRFQDDTQPDRAEGAQLTQMQAWAPYVIVAVLLVITRTVDPIVEALQSVTLSWSNIFGTEISASSQPLYLPGFMLLVTSVITYFLHQMWNHGSYGEAWKTAGKTIVAAGVALIFAVPMVQVFINSAPGGLEDVSDIRAAVEGGVAMGAAAQIASMPEMLAQAVAALTGSLWPIFSPLIGGLGAFLAGSNTVSNLMFSYFQISTAEQIGLGSAGASLIVALQAVGGAGGNMVTVHNVVAASATVGLIGREGDIIRKTLLPMTYYVLGAGLIGMALVAGGANIWYGVFLLWVAFCIGFMIMNKGRKPEYATTSS; encoded by the coding sequence ATGAATCTCGGTGTACTCGCTTTTCTGGCATTGCTGCCACTGGCAACAGTGGGGCTGTTTCTGGTCGTCCTGCGATGGCCTGCCAAACATGCAATGCCGCTTGCCTATATCGTCGCTGTTGCCATCGCGTTGATCTTCTGGGGTACCGACTTCGCGACCGTAGCGGCAGCATCTGTCAACGGCATTGTTGTTGCCCTGAACATCTTGTTCATCGTATTCGGCGCCATTCTATTGCTCTATACGTTGCGTGAGAGCGGCGCCATCGCCACCATCCAGCGCGGCTTCGCCGACATTTCACCCGACCGCCGTGTTCAGGCGATCATCATCGCCTGGCTGTTCGGCTGCCTGATCGAGGGGGCATCCGGTTTCGGTACGCCGGCCGCCATCGCCGCTCCGCTGCTCGTCGCGCTGGGCTTCCCGGCCATGGCCGCGGTGGTGTGTGCCATGATCATCCAGTCCACGCCGGTGTCGTTCGGCGCCGTCGGTACGCCGATTCTGGTGGGCGTGAATGATGGTCTGTCCGGTCAGAGCGTCACCGACCGCATGCTCGAAAGCGCCGGCCTGGAGCACATGCAGTACGTCGAGCAGATCGGCATGCAGGTGGCGGGCATCCACGCCATTCTCGGCCTGATGGTGCCGCTGATCATGGTGGGCATGCTGACCCGCTTCTTCGGCAAGAACCGCTCCTTCGCCGAAGGCCTGAAGGTGTGGCCGTTTGCCCTTTTCGCCGCGGTTGCCTTCGTGGTGCCGTACTTCGCCGTGGCAGCGCTGCTGGGGCCGGCATTCCCGTCCCTGCTCGGTGGCCTGATCGGCCTGGCGATCGTGGTTCCGGCGGCCCGTGCCGGCTTCCTGATGCCCAAGGAGACGTTCCAGTTCGAGGATCGCAAGTACTGGCAGCCTGAGTGGATCAGCCGCTTCCAGGACGATACCCAGCCCGACCGTGCCGAGGGGGCACAGCTGACGCAGATGCAGGCCTGGGCGCCTTACGTCATCGTCGCCGTGCTGCTGGTGATCACCCGCACGGTTGACCCGATTGTCGAAGCACTGCAGTCGGTGACACTGTCCTGGTCGAATATCTTCGGCACCGAAATCAGTGCCAGCTCCCAGCCCCTGTACCTGCCCGGGTTCATGCTGCTGGTGACGTCCGTGATTACCTACTTCCTGCACCAGATGTGGAATCACGGTAGTTATGGCGAAGCCTGGAAGACCGCCGGCAAGACCATTGTCGCGGCAGGTGTGGCCCTGATCTTCGCCGTTCCCATGGTGCAGGTGTTCATCAACTCCGCACCGGGCGGCCTGGAGGACGTGTCAGACATCCGTGCGGCCGTGGAAGGCGGCGTGGCCATGGGTGCCGCGGCGCAGATCGCGAGCATGCCGGAAATGCTGGCCCAGGCCGTGGCCGCCCTGACGGGCAGCCTGTGGCCGATCTTCTCGCCGCTCATTGGTGGCCTCGGCGCCTTCCTGGCGGGGAGTAACACGGTCAGTAACCTGATGTTCTCCTACTTCCAGATCTCCACTGCCGAGCAGATCGGCCTCGGCTCTGCCGGTGCGTCGCTGATTGTCGCCCTGCAGGCCGTGGGTGGTGCTGGCGGTAACATGGTCACGGTGCACAACGTGGTTGCCGCATCGGCCACCGTGGGCCTGATCGGCCGTGAAGGGGATATCATCCGGAAGACCCTGCTGCCCATGACCTACTACGTACTGGGTGCCGGCTTGATTGGCATGGCCCTGGTCGCCGGCGGCGCCAACATCTGGTATGGCGTGTTCCTGCTGTGGGTCGCTTTCTGCATCGGGTTCATGATCATGAACAAGGGCAGGAAGCCGGAGTACGCAACCACGTCGTCGTAA
- a CDS encoding LutC/YkgG family protein: MSSARDRILGKIRSSLGRTTAPDAATASSSRLAALGNDTSPRPVWDDDDLSRFLRCFEAAAATWARVDTVADVGGAVATYLADKPAGNTVHLAPHRLLESVSWPDSLDTAQATHGREALVGVSVADLGVAETGSLVLLSGADTPTTLNFLPDYHIVLLRADAVVPHFEDVWALMRERDGFPPRSFNFITGPSRTADVEQTLQLGAHGPRSLHLILVSAHD, encoded by the coding sequence ATGAGTTCCGCGCGCGACCGTATTCTTGGCAAGATTCGTTCAAGCCTCGGGCGGACCACCGCCCCCGATGCCGCGACGGCGAGCAGTTCGCGGCTCGCAGCGCTGGGTAACGACACGTCGCCGCGCCCTGTCTGGGATGACGACGACCTGTCCCGGTTCCTGCGCTGCTTCGAAGCCGCAGCGGCGACCTGGGCACGCGTGGATACTGTTGCGGACGTCGGCGGGGCGGTTGCCACCTACCTCGCGGACAAACCGGCCGGCAACACGGTCCATCTGGCGCCGCACCGGTTGCTGGAGAGCGTCTCCTGGCCGGACTCCCTGGATACCGCCCAGGCAACCCACGGCCGCGAGGCACTGGTGGGCGTCAGCGTGGCGGATCTGGGTGTTGCGGAAACGGGATCCCTGGTGCTGCTCTCCGGCGCCGACACACCCACCACACTGAACTTCCTCCCCGACTACCATATCGTCCTGCTGCGCGCGGACGCGGTTGTCCCCCACTTCGAGGATGTCTGGGCGCTGATGCGTGAGCGGGATGGTTTCCCGCCGCGGAGCTTCAACTTCATCACCGGCCCCTCCCGTACCGCAGACGTGGAGCAGACCCTCCAGCTCGGGGCGCACGGGCCGCGGAGTCTGCACCTGATTCTCGTGAGCGCACACGACTGA
- a CDS encoding LutB/LldF family L-lactate oxidation iron-sulfur protein, translated as MESRSQLFKPQAREALHNKDLQQALTRVQEGFVGKRKVLVDQFPDFEGLRDRGRAIKDHTLAHLDVYLEQFEARVREAGGHVHWAETQQEAQEIIVDICRQENARMVTKGKTMAGEEVQLNEALDAAGLETVETDLGEYIIQLAKEPPSHIIAPAIHKTRQQITELFNEHHHHGTLKEKLREVPDLVDEARGILRDKFLNADVGITGANCLVAETGSMFLVTNEGNGDLTHSLPRVHVAIAGIEKLVPTLDDASTILRLLARSATGQEMTAYTTMVTGPARPEDTDGPEAFHIVLIDNGRTRMLEGRFREMLRCIRCGACMNHCPVYSAIGGHAYGWVYPGPMGSVLTPMIVGLDKTRDLPNACTLNGRCQSVCPVRIPLPDLLRDLREAQHDQGLTPKSTRYGLNIWAWFARRPRLYGLAARMGIGLLGRLGRRRGRFRKLPLAGAWTAGRDFPAPQKTTFQAAWQQRKKETSA; from the coding sequence ATGGAATCGCGTTCACAGCTGTTCAAGCCCCAGGCCCGCGAGGCGCTGCACAACAAGGATCTCCAGCAGGCGCTGACCCGGGTGCAGGAAGGCTTCGTGGGCAAGCGCAAGGTGCTGGTGGACCAGTTCCCGGACTTCGAGGGGCTGCGGGACCGTGGCCGGGCCATCAAGGACCACACCCTGGCGCATCTCGATGTCTACCTGGAGCAGTTCGAGGCCAGGGTGCGCGAGGCCGGCGGCCACGTGCACTGGGCCGAGACCCAGCAGGAAGCCCAGGAGATCATCGTCGACATCTGCCGGCAGGAAAACGCCCGCATGGTCACCAAGGGCAAGACCATGGCCGGCGAAGAGGTGCAGCTCAACGAGGCGCTGGATGCCGCCGGGCTGGAGACGGTGGAGACCGATCTCGGTGAATACATCATCCAGCTCGCGAAAGAGCCGCCCAGCCACATCATCGCCCCGGCCATCCACAAGACCCGGCAGCAGATCACCGAGCTGTTCAACGAGCACCATCACCACGGCACGCTCAAGGAGAAGCTACGGGAGGTGCCGGACCTGGTGGATGAAGCCCGCGGCATTCTGCGTGACAAGTTTCTCAACGCCGACGTGGGCATCACCGGGGCGAACTGCCTGGTGGCCGAGACAGGGTCCATGTTCCTGGTCACCAACGAAGGCAACGGCGACCTTACCCATTCCCTGCCCCGGGTGCACGTGGCCATTGCCGGCATCGAGAAGCTGGTGCCGACCCTGGACGACGCATCCACCATTCTGCGCCTGCTCGCCCGCAGTGCCACGGGCCAGGAGATGACGGCGTACACCACCATGGTGACCGGCCCCGCGCGGCCCGAGGACACGGACGGCCCCGAGGCGTTCCACATCGTGCTGATCGACAACGGACGCACACGGATGCTGGAGGGCCGGTTCCGGGAGATGCTCCGCTGCATCCGCTGCGGCGCCTGCATGAACCACTGCCCCGTCTATTCCGCCATCGGCGGGCACGCCTACGGCTGGGTCTATCCCGGGCCGATGGGCTCGGTGCTCACGCCCATGATCGTGGGGCTCGACAAGACCCGGGACCTGCCCAACGCCTGCACGCTGAACGGTCGCTGCCAGAGCGTCTGCCCGGTGCGCATTCCCCTGCCGGACCTGTTGCGCGATCTGCGCGAGGCGCAGCATGACCAGGGGCTGACGCCCAAGAGTACCCGATACGGCCTCAATATCTGGGCCTGGTTTGCCCGCCGCCCCCGGCTCTACGGTCTGGCCGCACGCATGGGGATCGGGCTGCTCGGCCGGCTCGGTCGCCGGCGGGGGCGTTTCCGGAAGCTGCCGCTGGCGGGCGCCTGGACCGCCGGGCGTGACTTCCCGGCACCGCAGAAGACCACCTTTCAGGCCGCCTGGCAGCAGCGGAAGAAGGAGACCAGCGCATGA
- a CDS encoding (Fe-S)-binding protein, with the protein MTETTQSRGTVALFATCLVDLFRPSVGFASAQLLEQAGYTVDVPEAQTCCGQPAYNNGDNQHAAVIARQVIEAFRGYDYVVVPSGSCGGTITSHYPDLLRDDPQWAEAARELAGRTWELTRFLVEVAKVELSGVRREGVTTYHDSCSGLREMGIRDQPRALLGAVEGLELREMADTDVCCGFGGTFCVKYPEISERLVSNKVDDITATGADTVLAGDLGCLFNIAGRLQRLDKPVRAYHVAEVLAGTAGRDAAIGEGEN; encoded by the coding sequence ATGACCGAAACAACCCAGTCGCGCGGCACCGTCGCGCTCTTCGCTACCTGTCTCGTGGACCTCTTCCGCCCCTCCGTCGGTTTCGCCTCTGCACAGCTCCTGGAGCAGGCGGGCTATACGGTGGATGTGCCCGAGGCCCAGACCTGCTGCGGCCAGCCGGCCTACAACAACGGGGATAACCAGCACGCCGCCGTCATCGCCAGGCAGGTGATCGAGGCGTTCCGCGGTTACGACTATGTCGTGGTGCCGTCCGGCTCCTGCGGCGGCACCATCACCAGCCACTACCCGGACCTGTTGCGGGACGATCCGCAATGGGCCGAAGCCGCGCGGGAACTCGCCGGCCGAACCTGGGAGCTCACCCGCTTCCTGGTGGAAGTGGCGAAAGTGGAACTCTCGGGTGTGCGCCGTGAGGGAGTGACCACCTATCACGACTCCTGCTCGGGGCTCCGCGAAATGGGCATTCGTGATCAGCCACGCGCCCTGCTCGGCGCCGTCGAGGGGCTCGAGCTGCGCGAGATGGCGGATACCGACGTCTGCTGCGGGTTCGGAGGCACGTTCTGCGTGAAATACCCGGAGATCTCCGAGCGGCTGGTCTCGAACAAGGTCGACGACATCACGGCCACCGGCGCCGACACGGTGCTCGCCGGCGATCTCGGCTGCCTGTTCAACATCGCCGGCCGGCTGCAGCGGCTCGACAAGCCGGTGCGGGCCTACCACGTGGCCGAGGTTCTGGCCGGTACGGCGGGCCGCGATGCGGCCATTGGCGAGGGGGAGAACTGA
- a CDS encoding 4a-hydroxytetrahydrobiopterin dehydratase, translated as MSLTEQKCTPCQGGVEPMPRERAEEFMDQVPGWELTHEATRLQRRFKFKNFAQANAFVDRVGELAEAEDHHPDITFGYGYALVEIWTHKIGGLHENDFIFAAKTNELFEA; from the coding sequence ATGAGTCTCACCGAGCAGAAGTGCACCCCGTGCCAGGGCGGTGTCGAGCCCATGCCCCGCGAGCGGGCCGAGGAGTTCATGGACCAGGTGCCGGGCTGGGAGTTGACCCATGAGGCCACGCGCCTGCAGCGCAGATTCAAGTTCAAGAACTTCGCCCAGGCCAACGCCTTCGTGGACCGTGTGGGCGAGCTGGCGGAAGCCGAGGACCACCACCCGGACATCACCTTCGGGTATGGCTACGCGCTGGTCGAGATCTGGACCCACAAGATCGGCGGCCTGCACGAGAACGACTTCATCTTCGCCGCCAAGACGAACGAGCTGTTCGAGGCGTAA
- the moaC gene encoding cyclic pyranopterin monophosphate synthase MoaC, producing the protein MSKLPHLNETGEVHIVNVGEKDSTRRVAVAEGRIHMEADTLAAIREQRIKKGDVLAVARVAGLMASKKTWETVPLCHPIQLTHAEVTLEPLNDGSGIHCTARTETVERTGVEMEALNAVQAALLTVYDMCKGMDRGMTIDGVRLMEKSGGRSGKWEREGEPGRD; encoded by the coding sequence ATGAGCAAGCTCCCGCATCTGAATGAAACCGGTGAAGTCCATATCGTCAACGTGGGCGAGAAGGACAGCACCCGGCGCGTGGCCGTTGCCGAGGGGCGGATTCACATGGAAGCCGACACCCTGGCCGCCATCCGTGAGCAGCGGATCAAGAAAGGCGATGTGCTGGCGGTGGCCCGGGTTGCGGGGCTGATGGCGTCCAAGAAGACCTGGGAGACCGTACCGCTGTGCCACCCGATCCAGCTTACCCATGCGGAGGTCACGCTGGAACCACTGAATGACGGCAGCGGCATTCATTGCACAGCGCGTACGGAGACGGTGGAGCGCACCGGGGTGGAGATGGAGGCCCTGAACGCCGTGCAGGCGGCGCTCCTCACCGTGTACGACATGTGCAAGGGCATGGACCGGGGCATGACCATCGACGGCGTGCGCCTGATGGAAAAGAGCGGTGGGCGGTCCGGCAAGTGGGAGCGGGAGGGCGAGCCGGGTCGCGACTGA
- the arfB gene encoding alternative ribosome rescue aminoacyl-tRNA hydrolase ArfB gives MGGSAAPPIEEQAVEERFVRASGPGGQHVNTTESRVQLRYHLSRTTALTERVLYRLRQLAGRRLTGDDVLILEEDSSRHRETNRRMARERLAKLLAEAARPPAPPRRPTRPSRNARKKRMDSKTQRGRRKSLRKPPKPE, from the coding sequence ATGGGCGGCAGCGCTGCTCCGCCGATCGAGGAACAGGCCGTGGAAGAGCGCTTCGTGCGCGCCTCCGGGCCGGGCGGACAGCATGTGAACACCACGGAGTCCCGCGTCCAGCTCCGCTATCACCTGAGCCGCACCACGGCGCTGACGGAGCGCGTGCTTTACCGGTTGCGACAACTGGCCGGCCGGCGGCTCACTGGCGACGATGTGCTGATCCTGGAAGAGGACAGCTCCCGGCACCGCGAGACCAACCGGCGCATGGCCCGGGAGCGGCTCGCGAAGCTGCTGGCAGAGGCGGCCCGCCCGCCGGCACCACCTCGACGCCCGACCCGGCCGAGCAGGAATGCCCGGAAGAAGCGCATGGACAGCAAGACCCAGCGTGGTCGGCGCAAGAGCCTGCGCAAGCCACCGAAACCGGAGTAG
- a CDS encoding MAPEG family protein, with the protein MPLAYWCILIAAFLPVVFAGIAKAGGSRFNNRRPREWLAAQAGWRQRANWAQQNGFEAFPPFAAAVLTAQQLDAGQGVVNALALAFVLLRVLYGALYIADRHLLRSLAWLGATGCTVALFLVAAF; encoded by the coding sequence ATGCCTCTCGCCTACTGGTGCATTCTCATCGCCGCCTTTCTCCCCGTCGTTTTCGCCGGTATCGCCAAGGCCGGTGGATCCCGGTTCAACAATCGCCGGCCGCGGGAGTGGCTGGCGGCGCAGGCGGGATGGCGGCAGCGAGCGAACTGGGCGCAGCAGAACGGCTTCGAGGCGTTTCCGCCCTTCGCGGCGGCGGTGCTCACGGCGCAGCAGCTCGACGCCGGTCAGGGCGTGGTGAACGCCCTGGCGCTGGCCTTTGTGCTCTTGCGGGTTCTCTACGGTGCCCTCTACATCGCCGATCGTCACCTGCTGCGCAGCCTCGCCTGGCTCGGCGCCACCGGCTGCACCGTGGCGCTGTTCCTGGTGGCCGCGTTCTGA
- a CDS encoding DcaP family trimeric outer membrane transporter, which yields MATRTMKATAVGSFSALAMAAAMNANAATFEAGDTEVTLEGYVKGDLIYDADDRLGWFANPDNIGTDNSDGHFRFNVGQSRFGFRTVTPTEQGDLELFVNMDFGADDGSSPRLREVYGQWNNILVGRTWSNFNTFVGTPFTLDFTNAIGQPGQDLQQQVRYTMGNVAVALEANDDTLAFPSGWAGLEPQDEQKAELPDLTVSYEDSFGAVNVGTGAMVRQLAFDDGNDDDSAVGYGVYAAANMEIAPGTTIRGAITGGDGIGNYNYFQPGAPARFIDGSVETIESIGGTVSVSQAIGIGEATVAYAYAYADVEEYNDAAAGDEDDPFLDDTWQSVYVNYAFQPVERVTYGAEVGYHKRTPERGGESEDAVRVMASAIYDF from the coding sequence ATGGCAACACGTACAATGAAGGCAACTGCTGTAGGTTCTTTCTCCGCACTGGCGATGGCTGCCGCCATGAACGCCAATGCCGCAACCTTTGAAGCCGGTGACACGGAGGTGACCCTTGAGGGCTACGTCAAGGGCGACCTGATTTACGATGCGGACGATCGCCTCGGCTGGTTCGCCAACCCGGACAACATCGGCACCGACAATTCCGACGGCCACTTCCGGTTCAACGTCGGCCAGAGCCGGTTCGGTTTCCGCACGGTGACCCCGACCGAGCAGGGCGACCTGGAACTGTTCGTGAACATGGACTTCGGCGCCGATGATGGCTCCAGCCCGCGCCTGCGTGAAGTATACGGCCAGTGGAACAACATCCTGGTTGGCCGCACCTGGTCCAACTTCAACACCTTCGTCGGCACGCCGTTCACCCTGGACTTCACCAACGCCATCGGCCAGCCCGGCCAGGACCTGCAGCAGCAGGTTCGGTATACCATGGGCAATGTTGCAGTGGCACTTGAAGCCAATGACGATACGCTGGCGTTCCCCTCTGGTTGGGCTGGCCTGGAGCCTCAGGACGAGCAAAAGGCTGAGCTGCCGGATCTCACCGTCAGCTACGAAGATAGCTTCGGGGCTGTGAACGTCGGTACCGGCGCCATGGTGCGCCAGTTAGCGTTCGACGATGGCAACGATGATGACAGTGCCGTCGGTTACGGCGTTTACGCGGCTGCCAACATGGAAATTGCACCGGGTACAACCATCCGAGGAGCTATCACGGGTGGTGACGGTATTGGCAATTATAATTACTTCCAGCCTGGCGCCCCTGCACGGTTCATTGATGGCTCTGTTGAGACTATCGAGTCGATCGGCGGCACCGTTAGCGTAAGTCAAGCAATTGGGATCGGTGAAGCGACCGTCGCCTACGCGTACGCATACGCTGACGTTGAGGAATATAATGACGCAGCGGCTGGGGACGAAGACGACCCGTTCTTGGACGACACTTGGCAGAGTGTCTACGTCAACTACGCTTTCCAGCCGGTTGAGCGTGTCACCTATGGCGCGGAAGTGGGCTACCACAAGCGCACGCCTGAGCGTGGCGGCGAGTCCGAAGACGCCGTCCGCGTCATGGCCTCGGCCATCTACGACTTCTAA
- a CDS encoding DUF2946 family protein gives MDESVHRAMARWPDVPAVYGYIGVNHRGDFLLQGHVVTHERTREFIHRNYGLDDQGRAFFQNGPQRAYADLEATPWIYRLMDDGQLRTHTGQPVTALREAGMTASGDVVIVTEHGPGLLHAQDLDQLADHLQSDMQPLDDALAALVAGSGAEVTLLLPAGRVPLHGLGDAPLPSRFGYTPQPEPDPNDPRSAVSTHRPAWRPATDTE, from the coding sequence ATGGATGAGTCCGTCCACAGGGCCATGGCCCGCTGGCCCGACGTGCCCGCCGTCTACGGCTACATCGGCGTCAACCACCGTGGCGACTTCCTGCTGCAGGGACATGTGGTCACCCACGAACGCACCCGCGAGTTCATCCATCGCAACTACGGACTGGACGACCAGGGCCGCGCCTTTTTCCAGAACGGCCCCCAGCGCGCCTACGCGGATCTCGAGGCCACCCCCTGGATCTACCGTCTGATGGACGACGGCCAGCTCCGCACCCACACCGGGCAGCCCGTGACCGCCCTGCGGGAAGCCGGCATGACCGCCAGTGGCGACGTGGTGATAGTCACCGAGCACGGCCCGGGGCTGCTCCACGCCCAGGACCTGGACCAACTGGCCGACCACCTGCAAAGCGACATGCAGCCGCTGGACGACGCCCTCGCCGCCCTTGTGGCCGGCTCCGGTGCCGAAGTCACCCTCCTGCTACCGGCCGGCCGCGTCCCGCTGCACGGGCTGGGCGACGCCCCCCTGCCGTCGCGCTTCGGCTACACCCCGCAACCGGAGCCGGACCCGAACGACCCCCGCAGCGCCGTCTCCACCCACCGCCCTGCATGGCGGCCCGCCACAGATACTGAGTGA
- a CDS encoding YhcB family protein translates to MTTAIWIIVVLICLVGGIWLGRYTAPGVEKAREMEQERDEANAELQRYREDVRTHFEKTAHLFNTVTGSYRQLYEHLAEGSERLGTGTNSGLLETRPEDRQLQGPEDIEGESEKAQTAASNEASGADAAAEPAEEHARAEPEQKAEQHAAPEPEEDQADKARRPDADPAAEPAAEHGDTPTPEDVQPPRDHADTDEEAGRPEDEQRRA, encoded by the coding sequence ATGACCACGGCAATCTGGATCATCGTTGTGCTGATTTGCCTCGTGGGCGGCATCTGGTTGGGCCGCTACACCGCACCGGGCGTGGAGAAGGCCCGGGAGATGGAGCAGGAGCGCGACGAGGCCAATGCCGAACTGCAGCGTTACCGGGAGGATGTGCGCACGCATTTCGAGAAGACGGCCCACCTGTTCAACACCGTGACCGGCTCCTACCGACAGCTCTACGAGCATCTGGCCGAGGGCTCCGAGCGCCTGGGCACGGGCACCAACTCCGGCCTGCTGGAAACCCGCCCGGAGGACCGACAGCTTCAGGGGCCGGAGGACATCGAGGGCGAGAGCGAAAAGGCGCAGACGGCAGCCTCAAACGAGGCGTCCGGTGCCGACGCCGCGGCGGAACCCGCTGAGGAGCACGCCAGGGCAGAGCCGGAGCAGAAGGCGGAGCAGCATGCAGCGCCGGAGCCGGAAGAAGACCAGGCGGACAAGGCACGCCGGCCGGACGCGGACCCCGCAGCAGAGCCCGCGGCCGAACATGGCGACACGCCGACGCCGGAGGACGTGCAGCCGCCTCGCGACCACGCCGACACGGACGAGGAAGCCGGCCGGCCCGAGGATGAACAGCGGCGGGCGTGA